In Mangrovivirga cuniculi, the following proteins share a genomic window:
- the gldA gene encoding gliding motility-associated ABC transporter ATP-binding subunit GldA: MSISVKNISKVYGEQLAVKDLSFEVAKGEILGFLGPNGAGKSTTMKILSGYIPPSNGEAIVCGHNVEKEPLSVQKKIGYLPEHNPMYLEMYVHEFLRFCGKLQGLKGKELNQQVEKMVSLCGLTREQNKQIGALSKGYRQRVGLAKSLLHDPEVLILDEPTSGLDPNQIVEIRNVIKEASKDKAVIFSTHIMQEVQALCDRVVVINLGSKVADKTVEGLGREVFKEKVVIIEFLEDANEEMFKEINGVESVKMVNPKKFLISSNENIDIRPALSAFAANNSLTVVGLQQEEKSLEEVFHKLTGGGN; the protein is encoded by the coding sequence ATGTCAATCAGCGTAAAAAACATATCAAAAGTATACGGAGAACAGCTCGCGGTTAAAGATTTATCTTTTGAAGTAGCTAAGGGAGAGATCCTCGGATTTCTTGGGCCGAATGGTGCGGGTAAATCGACAACAATGAAAATTCTTTCCGGCTATATTCCCCCTTCTAACGGTGAGGCAATTGTATGTGGCCACAATGTAGAAAAGGAACCATTATCTGTTCAGAAAAAAATCGGTTACCTGCCCGAACACAATCCGATGTATTTGGAAATGTACGTTCACGAATTTTTAAGATTTTGCGGAAAACTACAGGGATTGAAAGGAAAAGAATTGAATCAGCAAGTAGAAAAAATGGTTTCTCTTTGTGGGTTGACCCGGGAGCAAAACAAACAAATTGGTGCCTTGTCTAAGGGATACAGGCAACGTGTTGGACTGGCAAAATCTCTCTTACACGATCCGGAGGTGTTGATTCTTGATGAACCAACCAGTGGACTTGATCCTAACCAGATCGTTGAGATTCGTAACGTAATCAAGGAAGCTTCTAAAGATAAAGCGGTGATTTTTTCTACTCACATAATGCAGGAAGTACAAGCTTTGTGTGATCGCGTGGTTGTTATAAATTTAGGATCTAAAGTTGCAGACAAAACAGTAGAGGGGCTTGGGCGTGAAGTATTTAAGGAAAAAGTAGTGATCATTGAATTTCTGGAGGATGCCAACGAGGAAATGTTCAAAGAAATTAATGGTGTTGAGTCTGTGAAAATGGTCAATCCTAAGAAATTTTTGATTAGTAGTAATGAAAATATTGATATCAGACCCGCGCTATCAGCCTTTGCAGCAAATAATTCATTGACTGTAGTTGGATTGCAACAAGAAGAAAAATCTCTCGAAGAAGTGTTTCATAAATTAACCGGAGGAGGGAATTAG
- the gldF gene encoding gliding motility-associated ABC transporter permease subunit GldF: MWTVFIKELNTFFNSLIAYLVIGVFLTAVGLLVWVFPDTSVLNYGYADLETLFGFSPYVFMFLIPAITMRMFAEEKKAGTMELLFTNPVSDTGLIIGKFLSSVVIVLLAVLPTLVYYYSLVELGQPEGNIDGAAVTGSYIGLLSLGGVFAAIGIMSSAITINQITAFIIAVFLCFILYTGLSSLAQVDVWGSYSLLLTQLSLSYHYEALGKGLIDSRNVIYLFSVIIIMLAITKTVLSSRKW; encoded by the coding sequence ATGTGGACAGTTTTTATAAAAGAACTCAATACTTTCTTTAATTCTCTGATTGCATACCTGGTAATCGGTGTATTTCTCACCGCCGTTGGCTTACTGGTCTGGGTATTTCCCGATACTTCTGTATTAAATTATGGATATGCTGATCTTGAAACTCTTTTCGGATTTAGCCCTTACGTATTTATGTTTCTTATTCCGGCTATCACTATGCGGATGTTCGCAGAAGAAAAGAAAGCTGGTACGATGGAATTACTTTTTACCAATCCGGTAAGCGATACTGGTTTGATCATTGGAAAGTTTCTATCCTCTGTAGTCATAGTTTTACTGGCAGTGTTGCCAACTCTGGTATATTATTATTCATTGGTAGAGTTAGGTCAACCTGAAGGTAATATTGACGGAGCCGCTGTTACCGGATCGTATATCGGTTTGTTATCGCTAGGAGGAGTATTTGCCGCAATTGGAATAATGTCGAGTGCAATCACTATAAACCAAATCACCGCATTTATTATAGCTGTTTTTCTTTGTTTTATTCTTTATACCGGGCTTTCATCATTGGCGCAAGTCGATGTATGGGGGAGCTATTCATTGTTACTTACCCAATTAAGTCTCAGCTATCACTACGAAGCTTTAGGCAAAGGATTAATTGATTCCAGAAACGTGATTTATCTTTTTTCAGTCATAATTATCATGCTGGCTATTACTAAAACCGTATTATCTTCGAGAAAATGGTAA
- the gldG gene encoding gliding motility-associated ABC transporter substrate-binding protein GldG yields the protein MVNQKKLAAILNLTIIVLMVILLNQLAFRYFTRVDLTEDKRYTIKEPTKELLKELDDVVYIEVYLEGELPAGFERFKKSIRETLNSFQVYAGRNIQYNFIDPSIAASTQARNTFYRRLVEKGIQPTNLFDNENGNRVEKLIFPGALISYGGTEVSVNLLKGSGGQTAEQKLNTSIENLEYELASGVKQALGLERPKVGLLKGHDEADSVYIAGITNLIAERYDVVDVDISEIQDLSGYDAILDIQPKSAFSDLDLYKLDQYLVRGGNVLMFVDPVNVNIDSAGNGQGGTIAVPIDLNLTPFLFKHGLRINANLVQDLNAGTYPVVVGNFGEDPQIKPLQWPFFPLFNNYTDHEIVKGLGVSLGKFVSTVDTVLSQGIEKRYLIYTSQYSRALNTPLPVDINDMRDIVEENFVNQKPLPVAALNEGNFTSMYANRFLPAGADKATFAVSGEKGKLLAMGDGDYLINDIGIRQNRPLPVGFDQFTQTQYANGEFLMNALSYMINDQGIILAKNKEIKIRPLDKIQIQEEKTFWQALNLILPLVLLILFGVIKAFIRKKKYTGFGNYK from the coding sequence ATGGTAAATCAAAAGAAATTAGCTGCGATATTGAACCTTACCATAATCGTTCTTATGGTGATCTTGCTGAACCAACTGGCTTTCAGGTATTTTACTCGTGTTGATCTAACGGAAGATAAAAGATATACTATAAAGGAACCTACAAAAGAACTGCTAAAAGAGCTTGATGATGTAGTTTATATAGAAGTTTATCTCGAAGGAGAACTTCCTGCAGGATTTGAAAGATTTAAAAAGAGTATCAGGGAAACATTAAATAGTTTTCAGGTATATGCAGGAAGAAATATTCAATATAATTTTATTGATCCTTCTATTGCCGCATCTACACAAGCCAGAAATACATTTTACAGAAGGTTAGTAGAAAAAGGAATTCAGCCGACAAATCTTTTCGATAACGAAAATGGAAACAGGGTAGAAAAACTGATATTCCCTGGTGCCCTGATCTCTTACGGAGGAACTGAGGTAAGTGTCAACTTACTTAAGGGTTCGGGGGGACAGACGGCCGAGCAAAAGTTAAATACTTCAATTGAAAATCTTGAATATGAATTAGCTTCAGGGGTTAAACAGGCACTGGGGCTTGAAAGACCTAAAGTTGGGTTGCTAAAAGGACATGACGAGGCTGATTCGGTGTATATTGCCGGAATTACAAACCTCATTGCTGAACGATACGACGTGGTCGATGTTGATATATCTGAAATTCAGGATCTTTCTGGATATGATGCTATACTTGATATTCAGCCCAAGTCTGCATTTTCAGATCTTGATCTTTATAAGTTGGACCAATACCTGGTTAGGGGAGGGAACGTATTAATGTTTGTTGATCCGGTCAATGTAAATATCGATAGTGCAGGTAATGGGCAGGGAGGAACAATAGCAGTACCGATAGACCTTAATCTAACGCCTTTCTTATTCAAGCATGGTTTAAGGATCAATGCTAACCTTGTACAAGACCTGAACGCAGGAACATATCCTGTGGTAGTAGGTAACTTTGGTGAAGACCCACAAATAAAGCCGCTACAATGGCCTTTCTTCCCGTTATTTAATAATTATACAGATCACGAAATTGTTAAAGGCCTGGGTGTATCACTGGGTAAATTTGTCAGTACTGTTGATACAGTTTTATCACAAGGTATAGAAAAAAGATATCTGATTTACACAAGTCAGTATTCCAGAGCTTTAAATACTCCGTTACCAGTTGATATCAATGACATGCGTGATATTGTGGAGGAAAATTTTGTTAACCAAAAACCTTTACCGGTTGCGGCACTTAATGAAGGTAATTTTACCTCAATGTATGCCAATAGGTTTTTACCTGCTGGGGCTGATAAAGCAACCTTTGCCGTAAGTGGAGAAAAGGGTAAACTATTAGCAATGGGTGATGGGGATTATCTCATCAATGATATAGGTATCAGGCAAAACAGGCCTTTACCTGTTGGTTTTGATCAGTTTACACAGACGCAATATGCTAATGGAGAGTTTTTAATGAATGCTCTTAGCTATATGATAAATGACCAGGGAATAATACTGGCAAAAAACAAAGAAATTAAAATAAGACCATTGGATAAAATTCAGATTCAGGAAGAGAAAACTTTCTGGCAAGCTTTAAACTTAATATTGCCTTTGGTTTTGCTTATTTTGTTTGGAGTAATTAAAGCGTTTATCAGGAAGAAAAAATATACCGGTTTTGGGAATTATAAGTAA
- a CDS encoding DUF4340 domain-containing protein — protein sequence MGIISNANKIRIAIVAVLVLAIVLLPGITDSGKSLEVSENHFAVNDTSGITMVVLNSNEGEIIVNNKGGNWYVGNSEIDEALRQVLIAVLNKVNVKRQLPDSQEKETVKQLKENGIQVSVFKGDNKVKEFVAGGNENRTISYMALPDLSEIYIVNIPGYQDYVTGIFGLDRLAWKSKAFYKGDPRTLKSFAIVNNEGDTAVKIKGEGVYFSVNNLSSQLDSTRMDQYLSALFNLRIDTHLNPEEYPVYASYMEENDPAFSYIIDDISYDSPRIIEFYPVPQRQGFYFTQMGANLAVFRQNDVEQLIVPAEFFKKETSNQSLF from the coding sequence TTGGGAATTATAAGTAATGCAAATAAAATCAGAATAGCTATTGTGGCAGTTTTAGTACTGGCGATAGTTCTGTTGCCGGGAATTACTGACAGCGGGAAAAGTCTTGAAGTATCCGAAAATCATTTTGCGGTTAATGATACTTCCGGAATCACAATGGTAGTTTTGAATTCGAATGAGGGTGAAATTATCGTAAATAATAAAGGCGGTAATTGGTATGTTGGTAATTCTGAAATTGATGAAGCATTAAGACAAGTTTTAATTGCTGTTTTAAATAAGGTAAATGTAAAAAGGCAACTACCGGATTCTCAGGAAAAAGAGACGGTAAAACAATTAAAAGAAAACGGAATTCAGGTTTCTGTTTTTAAAGGGGATAATAAAGTGAAAGAATTCGTTGCCGGTGGAAATGAAAACAGAACCATATCATATATGGCATTGCCTGACTTATCTGAAATCTATATAGTCAATATCCCGGGCTACCAGGATTATGTTACCGGTATATTTGGGTTGGACAGGTTAGCCTGGAAATCTAAGGCTTTTTACAAGGGAGATCCAAGAACACTTAAATCCTTCGCAATTGTAAATAACGAAGGAGACACAGCAGTAAAGATTAAAGGAGAAGGCGTTTATTTTTCTGTTAATAACCTAAGTAGTCAGCTGGATTCGACAAGGATGGATCAATATCTGAGTGCTCTATTTAATTTGCGAATAGATACCCATTTAAATCCTGAAGAATACCCTGTGTATGCTTCTTATATGGAGGAGAATGATCCCGCATTCAGTTATATTATTGATGATATCTCTTATGATTCTCCAAGAATTATAGAATTTTATCCTGTACCACAGAGACAAGGCTTTTATTTTACACAAATGGGTGCAAATCTGGCAGTTTTCAGACAAAATGATGTTGAACAATTAATCGTTCCGGCAGAATTTTTCAAAAAAGAAACCAGCAATCAGTCCTTATTCTAA
- the creD gene encoding cell envelope integrity protein CreD, which translates to MEHNENQPMQNQEAPSYFERLMTSLRNSVMLKMLVVAFLVLLLLIPTGMIINLIEERKELNEFVTEEVSSKWAGEQTLAGPILTIPVIEKKLKSNREDEGPVYKYTTKYLQVLPQNLRINGEVVPNKLSRGIYEAIVYESNIQISGDFSFEPKEDLGNYDSIDYQNAFLTIGISDLRGVEERIVINWNGTESKVRPGSRIREIIESGVSANVNAEELKNKNVSFGLDLKLKGSSDLSFIPSGGETVVKMKSSWPSPKFGGIIIPDNRNVTSDGFSATWKTLEINRNFPQSWFGDEYSDAFNRSSFGLSLLNPADQYQNTLRAAKYAILTITLTFLIFFLSEAIKGQKIHPFQYILVGFALCLFYALLIALSEHMPFDTAYLSASVAIISMIFFYSLKVFQSKRFAFVVLGLLVALYGFLYVTLKLEDYALLMGTCGLAIILALTMYFTRNINWYRLSSSTT; encoded by the coding sequence ATGGAACACAATGAAAACCAACCAATGCAAAATCAGGAGGCACCCTCATACTTTGAGAGGTTGATGACTTCCCTGAGAAACTCTGTCATGCTTAAAATGCTTGTGGTGGCATTCTTAGTGTTATTGCTGCTTATTCCAACGGGAATGATCATAAATCTAATCGAAGAACGAAAGGAATTGAACGAATTCGTTACGGAAGAGGTAAGTAGTAAATGGGCAGGAGAGCAAACTTTGGCAGGTCCTATATTAACGATACCTGTAATAGAGAAAAAACTGAAATCTAACCGTGAGGATGAAGGTCCGGTTTATAAATATACTACTAAATATCTTCAGGTATTACCACAAAATTTAAGGATTAATGGAGAAGTGGTACCCAATAAATTAAGCAGGGGAATTTATGAAGCGATCGTTTATGAAAGTAATATTCAGATTAGCGGAGACTTTTCTTTTGAACCAAAAGAGGACCTGGGTAATTATGACAGTATCGATTATCAAAATGCTTTTCTGACAATAGGTATTTCTGACCTCAGGGGTGTTGAAGAGCGAATTGTTATTAACTGGAATGGCACCGAATCTAAAGTCAGGCCTGGTAGCAGAATCAGAGAGATCATTGAATCGGGTGTTAGTGCCAATGTAAATGCAGAAGAGCTAAAGAACAAGAATGTTTCTTTTGGATTAGATCTGAAATTAAAAGGAAGTTCGGACCTCTCGTTTATTCCGTCAGGAGGTGAGACAGTAGTTAAAATGAAATCTTCCTGGCCTTCACCGAAATTTGGAGGTATTATCATACCTGATAACAGAAATGTAACATCAGATGGATTTAGTGCTACATGGAAAACCCTGGAAATAAACAGGAATTTTCCACAGTCATGGTTTGGTGATGAATATTCAGATGCTTTTAATCGTTCATCTTTTGGATTATCCTTACTAAATCCTGCTGATCAATATCAAAACACACTTAGAGCAGCAAAATATGCAATTCTAACTATCACCCTTACCTTTTTAATATTCTTTTTATCAGAAGCGATTAAAGGACAAAAAATTCATCCATTTCAATACATTTTGGTTGGGTTTGCCCTGTGTCTATTTTATGCTCTTCTAATAGCCTTATCAGAACACATGCCTTTTGATACAGCTTATCTTTCTGCATCGGTAGCTATTATTAGCATGATCTTCTTTTATTCACTTAAAGTGTTTCAATCAAAAAGGTTTGCTTTCGTTGTTTTAGGATTACTTGTCGCATTGTATGGTTTCCTATATGTGACACTAAAGCTTGAAGATTATGCATTATTAATGGGCACTTGTGGACTCGCTATTATTCTTGCATTAACAATGTACTTTACCAGAAATATTAACTGGTATAGGCTTAGTAGCAGTACGACTTAA